TCTAGGTTTGCATGCGACAGAAAACACACAGATGAGggagagatgaacttaccagtccAGAATCCGAAACTGATTGGTTCAAACGAATGTCCTCTACGTCGGAAGAGTAGAACTggtgcctgagtggtgatcggagaagagaaagagtgagaTTGTGTAGAGAGAAGTAAGAGTTTTTAGAGAGATGGAGGAGAAAATGGAGTTTCAGAATTTGGAAGAGACGTTGCATGTAGAGAGTGGcgtgagttttgaaaaactaagcTTTGCTACCACCGTCAAGGACGAACTACCATTCCGCTGCCCACACCTGTCTCCCACTTTCTGATTTCCAGATTTCCTTCGCTTGACATCTGGCGTCCGCTCAGAGGGGTTTTAGATGCGTTTTTAATGAGGTATGACAAAAGAAATTGATATATTTCagttttaaatgtttttctttatttaattagagttttcttatttacaaaaactaatttgataatattcaaactttcatgaatttaatgatgttttataaatttgtagaaaatattttatatatttcttgtttttgttaacAGAAATGTTTagatctttataaaaaaaaataaaaataaaaatttgttacgATAGCAAATTTTTGAAAACCGGTGGTTACGATACTAATATActttaacttaaatttttaaattataaaataaaatataaaaaatctaacaaaatcatttaatttagaaaatatttaaaattttgaatttcttaactttttttgttattttttttacttaagttATAAGTTCTTTATACTATtgagtatttattattttttattaagtattcaaaattttcatgttttaatttagtttttgttatttgatttatttttgttaatttgatcacataattattatcattttacgTACTTGCTTTCATACATTAATAAATGTgtgaaattttgtaattaatataaaaagtatcaCAATTAGTAATTATTAAGGTGGTGACCACCGTCTTCTAATTCTtctaattgatatatatatatatatatatatatatatatatatatatatatatatatatatatatatataaatgataaagtCACAactatattacttttattaaacaaaataattaaaagatattaaagttttgatcatataataattttaaaaaaaagattcaGCAAATTGAAATACAGCACATTCTTCAAAAATTAaggattaaaaaatattctgaGATAATTACGAAACGTGTCAAGATATGAAAACGTAACTGGATATAACAAGTTTTCCAATATTCCTCTGTTTGTCTTCTCTGATCTCACAAAATTTCTCTCTTCTCCACTATTCTTCACTCTTTTCTCATCTCTGGTAAGCAATATCATTTTTCATTGCAAACTATCTCTGTTTCCcccttttcatttttgttttatagttcATCAACGGATCGCTGCCTTCCTAGCAAAccctaatttttcttttattttgggaTTTTCTAATCTGTGTCTTTTACTACAGAATCGTTGCCATGGCTAAGAGCTCGTTCAAGATGGAGCACCCTCTCGGTTCGTTTTTCTCGTTTACTTCAATTTTCATCAAATGTTATCGTGCTGTTTTAATTGGGAATTTAAGTTGAGGTTTGGGATTCTCGAAGGGATTTATTTCCTAGTCCCATTTTGTGTGTCTTCCCTACAAAAAATGGAACTTTTTAGTAGATTAATATTTTCcgtttcattttatattattttgctTAGTATGAAAATGATCTGTGTTATATCACCTGAGTATGcactttctttttgtttgttgagaagatttttttgattttggtttttatatGTTATCCTACTTGCTATTAGAAGGGTTTGTTGTTGCTAACGTCTTGTCTGGTTTATTTACTCTTCAATTTCATTGGCGATCTGATTTTTGCATCAtgttaaagaaaaatgattCTCTGGAAACTAAACATCATCAGTGAGTGTGCAAGTTTGTATTTCTCTAATATGTCCTAACCTTTCATGCCAGAGAGGAGACAGGCTGAAGCAGCTCGCATAAGAGAGAAGTATCCTGACAGAATTCCAGTAAGACCTTATTTCTTTTGTCTGTATACGTTCTTATCATCCTTTTATTGCTGATTAACTTGGATGATGATGTTTTGATGTAGGTAATTGTTGAAAGGGCAGAGAAGAGTGATGTTCCTGAAATTGACAAGAAAAAGTTAGTTTTTTCTATTCTTTGGAAACTGCAACCGTAAACATTGGCACTGTTTGTTTATTCCAATTATATTTGTTACGTGTTATTACGTTTTGAATGTCAGATAGCTCtcaatttaaaatttggtaAGCATACACCGGACACACTTTAAGTTTCTTACTTTTAATTGAACTTTagctattttattttgtttgggGTATTTGAGTCTTCCCCCTTAATAATGTCTGTCCCATCGATTGAGAATGTTCAGCAAACCTAACTAGACTTTGCTTCCAACATGATAAGAAGAATCAGAATCCGTATGTTGTTCTCTTCATTATATGGAATTAAATGGGAAAATagtaaagaatatatatataaaaaaaaatagatgctTTTGTGATTTAGTTTATATGAAAAGCTCACAAATTTCAGTATTGGAGGATGTAATGTAATAACTGGTTAGTTTTGTCATACAAATAACTTGGGTTCTAGCCAAAGCTTAGGTGTGAGTTGGGTTCTAGCTAATGCTTAGGTGTTAAGCAAGTGATAGTTTAAGAATTTAGAGAACATTGGCAATCATCTAAATGTTCAACTGGTTAGTTTGGTCATGCAGAGAACTTGGGTTCTGGCCAAAGCTTAGGTGTGAGTTGGGTTCTAGATAATGCTTAGGTGTTAAGCAAGTGAAAGTTTAAGAATTTAGAGAACATTGACAATCATCTAAATGTTCAACTGGTTACGTAATTCATCTCCTTTGTTTCCTCTTTATTTACTGTGTATATTATTGTTCTTTTGGATGACTGTAGGTATCTTGTTCCTGCTGATTTGACTGTTGGGCAGTTTGTGTATGTGGTGAGGAAGAGAATTAAGCTGAGCCCCGAGAAGGCAATCTTCATTTTTGTGAAGAACATCTTACCACCAACTGGTAATGTGTGTTTCTGTGTGTATGGATTTTATGGGTTTGTACGTAGAATATATGTTTACATAACATAATGGTTGTTCTTATGGTTAATTTTGTGAAGTAAGTTGTCATTGTCTGTTCATGCAGCGGCAATGATGTCTGCAATATACGAGGAAAACAAGGACGAAGATGGATTCCTATATATGACTTACAGTGGAGAGAACACATTTGGACTTGTGTTCTGAACCATGACAGGCAACTATATCTGAATAGAAAATCCTAAAATGACCAATGTGAAGAAAATGCTTAATTGTAAATTCTCTTGTTTGATGCTTTTATTGTAAAGTATACTTTTATATCTACTGGAAGTTATTTGAAAGTTGTCGTGTTTGTATCACTTAGTTGCTAATGTTTAGGAGTATGCTTGTTATGTGCTCACACCAATGTATTTCTGATTCGCataatacaattatattttaaatatcttaagggCCTAAATATCATCTGTGATCAAATTTGACACAAATGGAAGAGAAACTGACTTGAGAACAAGCGTAGTAGgtcatttattttcttacaaCGTTAACATCTGGCTTTCTTAAGATGACGTTCTTGTGCAAGTTACTCAAAATTTTGTCAACTTAAGTTTCATGGCTTGCAAGTCACATTTAGGTAAGAGAAGTATCAACGACATAGTATAACGTGGCTTTTGAAAAAAATCTTCCTTGATCATTGATTATgatacattataaaattatatacgtcTTAACAGGTTACAcgatttttatgattttaaaaaaaatcatttataactatataaaaagaatataaattgcGTATATAACTTTGtattctgttttattttcatgaCCTTTTAATaaaccttatatatatatatatatatatatatggattttgtTAACGggttgtttttcagttggtacattttaacaatgtgtaccgcgttttagtagacaaaaatatctttatatatatatatatatatatatatatatcatggattctaagtttattttaataattttcattttcaaaactaaaaaaaaaacaaactcaaacccttactcacctctctcaatcttttctctttcatctctctcactacaaccttttctctttcatctctacactgtagttccaattgaaaaaatcagaaacacatGCTGTTAAACAATTTACCTTTTGTAAAgggttgagtcattgacatattcaccctCAGGtacattcaagatctcttcaatttcaccatttCACTAATCCCTCTAATTTCATCGTCTGCATATGttaatcatcatctctaaaaaaaaaaatcctccaggccaattactaattccttcggatgtcattatgcttgtgaaaattagacaaaattagataagacaaaaattataaaatgaaaactcattataaaatcatttttttgtaagaaattgtttaacagcgaggatttctgatttttttctaaatcaattaccaattcctttatgcttgtgaaaattagataagacaaaaattataaaatgaaaacttattataaaatcattttctgattttttttcagttggggctaccataggatgacagagaaaatgttggagagatgaaagagaaatggttgagaggaatgaaggaggtgagcaagggtttgagttttttttttttagttttgagaataaaaattattaaaatacccttagtgttaaaacttagaatctatACAAGAgtatttttatctactaaaaacccgatacacattgctaaaatgtatcaactgaaaaacagacgtacagagtatttttgtctactaaaacccggtacacattgctaaaatgtaccaactgaaaaacagagtgcgttagcaaacccatatatatatatatatatatatatatatatatatatatatatatataagtttttgataagaaaataaataaattataattgattatattaggCTTTTTAGGAACATATTGGAGTATATACTAACCTAGGGTAAACTTTTTTTGTTTGTCTAGTTCAGGTGAATATAATCTAATTCAATCTAATgcaaattataaaagttaaaactaCAAGGCAACACAAGAAAAAACTGAATACAGGACTAAATAATGGAAAGTAAAaccataatttttaaaaaataaattatagatattttctGATGGAGAGACCATTAAAGATATCTTGAGATTGACCtgcaattcaaatattattttccaaagCGTGCAAGCACAATTCTATTTGTAGAGTTACCGTACCAACcaccaatatttttataagcaGATATTAATGGAGTTGCCCTGCCACTTTGTTTTCTcccaaattttattatttaaaccaaaTCTTAGTTTTCTAATACTGTTTTTAAAGTGGCTAACTTACATTGAATACATTTTCACTATAGTCGTTGTGCATTTTAAGGTTGATTTCTTTCGTCTTGGAGAAAACAGTAAAAGCCAGAAACCAACCCAATTTAAATTTCTTCCGATCGAATTAAaatcagttttaattttaaattaaagtgaTAATAAATAAAGAGGTTAATTAAGATGAGTTTTTCTCTTTAAACAAAAACTTCAAACTAAAAAGATTACATGAGTTATTAGTACAAAAAATGAAactgttttgaaaaattttctacTCTGTTAGTGTACGACATAAACTCAGCATGGTTGTGAtacttcaaatattaaaatcaaataatatatttctattgAAACAGTGAAATAActttaatgatttattttatctGAATTGGATTAAATTATAACAGATCTGATATTCCAATTCATTGACATTGAGTTGGTTCAAGTGAGAAATAAAAACCAACCTATGCAGTTCCATTTGTGTATATTCTAGTTTCTAGTTGTTTCTTTCAGTACAAATAACGTTATCATATCATAATTGAAATGTGTTCCGAAAATAACTACAGCATATAAAACTCACAATATAATACTGTAAAACATCACCCTGCAGTAGGAACAAATGGTGTAAAACTGTAAAATCTGTTGAATGAGCAGTCACAGAAAGATTTCAGGTAAACTAATAACATGATCAACACCCAGCAATTTTCtacaaacaaatgaaaaataaaaataagaagttAATCTGGATTGTTGCAATGGAAATTGCACGCAAACAAGCAAAACACTTTACTAGATCATCATGTATTATTTACCAAAGCTATGAACTGAAACTGTCTGTGAGTGAAACTTCACTTGGAAGTCCTTTTCTGGTACTGATTCTTGACCCATTTGATTCCAGCAGAAGTTCCACTCTTCACCTTCTGGGCACCCACTACAGCAGCAGTTTTAGCCTTGTCAGCACCCACAATTGCTGCAGCTTTGGCCTTGTCCATACCAGCAGCCATCTTCTTGTTGCTTCCACTGCTCTTCTTCACTTTCTCATCCTCATAGTGGTCACTGCCAAACCCTCCATTCCCCCATTGGTCAGACCAACTTGGTCCCTTGCTCATTTTCTTTTAGCCTTCAAaacatttcaattcattatAATTTGTGTTGTTGCATGTTGAATCATCCAAAATCACATTGAAATACCAAACCTTGCCACCAGATTTTAAGTAAATGTTTACATGTTTGAcatcacattaaataatttgattctGGTCTAGAATTGATTGAGTTGAAACAAATCTAGCTAACTTAATTCTAGAATCAACTCTTTTCTTATAACCATCTGATATTGGCACAAAATATCTATCAGTCTCATTGAAGAATAATTTTCACTGAGGAATTTTACCAGTTACCTCTGACACAAACTCAAAATAAGAACTTAAGGAGATCAAATTCAGTCCGACTCAGACCCAGTGTTCTAGAATCAATTTGATTACAGTTTCTTTCACACTTTTTCTTATACTAATGTAAACAGGAATCACTTCCCTCAAAAACCAATTCTAGCTAgaaacaaattacaaaattaatttgacAATTGCTAACCCAAAAACACTCTGATTCTAATCACGAATCGGATCAAAGACTGAATTGAAGAAGGAAATTAAGAGAGGAATATAAAAGGGCAAAATGGGGGGAAAAGACAAAACTGCATCTTAATCCAAGTCTACCTCAGTCAAATTAAATGCTAAGTCCACCCGTTTGCATGGATCGTGACACATATTCAATACCATTATTCAACTTTTTAAcacgagaaaagaaaaataattcgGAGGCCACGAATTGATGAGAAGAATCAAACAAAGGGTACATCAAAATCTTACTTTCACACAAGATCTCTCCAGAAATTCCAAGCAAAGGATTGAAGAATTTATCAACCCAAATTCATTCGGATGCCCAATAAGCATTAGATCGCACATAGATCAAGTTATGAAtcaaaaaacaagaaaacactCAACATGTTTATTGGGTTGAAAAATTCTAGAAAAAACTTATGCCTGAACCAATTAAGGTTAATGGgggtattttttaatttgttttgtcaTGCATGTAGAGACAGAGAGAAATGTTAATAGAGATAGAAAAAGAGAGTACCTTTGTGATTTGAAGGCAGAGAGTATGGAACAGCTATGGTGGGGTCGAATGAAACCAACCCTTTGGTTTTGATGCAATGGCGAAGTGAAGGACAAGATTATGAATGAAAgccctttttaatatttatatttatacttagtttttcactttttttaccGATCTCTGTTTTGTTTCTTGTTCTATCTTTCTACAGTTGTGCTCAGCAGCCAAAACAGTTGACTTTTCTTTTCACTTCTTCCAAATGAaaatttttgggttaaatatctTTGCATGAATTTTGACTTTGACaccaaattgagattttttttttcaagggtgtgttcttttgggaatatttgggggagatgatttgaatggatttgagtggatttgaaggtaattttttagttgttttttttaagtggatttgtgggtaattgagagtggatttggaaataaagtttgtaagaattagtgtaaaatttgattgatgtgatagattttaaaaattagtttaattggtagaaattaaaaattaccaaaatgtccctagttataaaagtaatataaaatgttatttataaatgttatatttaattgtaaaaatgtttataaagagaaaaaaattatgaataatttataaaattaatgtttaaaaattataaaagttataatgtaCAGTCCTGTAACCGGTTACCCGTTTGCGTAACCGATTACACATGTGTCAGCCAAAACTTCATACCGCTGTAACCGGTTACGACTTtgctgtaaccggttacgccaTCCTCGTCGTTTCGTAACAAGTGGAGAGCACACACGACTTTTCCGCAACAATCTACGTAAATCTCTTCGATTTTGCGAGTGACCAAAATCGAGGGTATCCTGCAAATCCATCCTCTACGATCCGTCCTTTTCCTCTCAAACGAACAACACAATTTGTAATTCATCGCCCGCAATTTTGCTTGAATAGTGTTATCTGTTCATGCGAACACAGGCTTAGTGATATAATGCagataaagtaaataaattataactgtAATAAGAACGAAATGACTAGTAACAAAAGTAACAATAAAATGTATTGATGGTAAATTTCTAGTTCATCATAAAATCAATCCATTTTAAtactattattaattaaactaaatatactacttatttaaagtataattttaaaaccaaACCAATTAATAAACCATTTAAAACATCGATTTTAAGATTAGCAGTCGACTAGTAACTAAACCAaggtaaaataatattaatacattatataaaaaaacagtaGAGAAATACAGTATCAAAGTTTAATAATACTAAAACCTAAAATAACAAGTTATACAAggttttaacattttttaatggtaaaaaaataaaatacttcaTAATGTTTGAATTTAAAACCCAAGCATATTCCTAATTTTCAATTCTAACAGTATTTAGATTTTTTGGATGAATTTACCACCTTTTCATGTGAATATTAGTTGTATGGTTCAAAAATCAATAGGTTGACACGAATGCCAAATGAAAATGGATGTGGTTAAACCATATCTGCTTAGATGAAggttatatatacaaaattttccATTCTAATACGTGGTACATTCCAAACAAAACTGTTAATCCAAAAGACTGCACAACGTTTATTTATATTCGAGTGTCGATTATGAGCTCTGCTGCAGCACCCATTGTACCTATCCCACGAACGGCCAACAGAACAAGTGCAAGCTCCTCCTCGTTCAACTGCCTCAACCCATTGCTTAGTCTCTTCAACACATGCACATCTACTTCCAGCACCCAGTTAGGTGTGCAATCTACCATCAAACTCACAAAACCTGACACATAGGCACGCCATGCAGCTGAATCACAGCCTAGAGATATCTTACCATCAAGTGCACTGGCTAGAAACTCCATGTGGGTGCCCAAAACCTTCGAACGTCGCTTTGAAGCTGAGGATGACGAATTAACTCCCCACGTAGGCGGTGAATCGGGTTGAGCCTGCACAGGTACCTACGTAGTGTAGTGTCGGTCGCACATTCAACATAGCGTTCAGACTCATGTGCCTTCCAGAACCAGGGGTCTTCCAGCCACCTCTTCACGTTTCAACCCAATACCACTCCCCGTAACCAAAATAACACTTTTCAGGATGGTCTGTAACCGGTTACCACTTCTACGTAACCGATTACACAAGTGCACACAATCCTTCACAACTGCATAACCAATGCCTGTAACCGATTACGTCTACCACTTTAGtactgttcatcatcttctcaaACCTGTGGATCCattatcttcatcttcaacaacCAGCTTCTTCATTCCATCAACACGCACAACGTCCTTTTTCCTTCTCCTCTACATGTAATCGGTTATGTGTTGTACTGTGCTACGGAATCGGTTTTAATCTGCTAATGTTGACTGTTCTGGAATTTAAGAAAAAGGCCCAGGCTCGCTCACAATCCGTGCAAATCTCCTTCCATCCGCGCAGGTGACCAAAAGTGCATCCATTCCGCAAATCCATCTTCGTTTATCCTTGCTAATCCTCTCAAACAAACAGTTAATCACTTTCAAATCCTCGCTC
The Vigna angularis cultivar LongXiaoDou No.4 chromosome 5, ASM1680809v1, whole genome shotgun sequence genome window above contains:
- the LOC108339545 gene encoding autophagy-related protein 8C-like, with protein sequence MAKSSFKMEHPLERRQAEAARIREKYPDRIPVIVERAEKSDVPEIDKKKYLVPADLTVGQFVYVVRKRIKLSPEKAIFIFVKNILPPTAAMMSAIYEENKDEDGFLYMTYSGENTFGLVF